The sequence AACGAGGGCGACAACCCGGAGTTCACCAACCCGCAGATGTACACCCTGATCGACAAGAAGCGCTCGGTGCGCAAGCTCTACACCGAGTCCCTCATCGGTCGCGGCGACATCACGCTGGAAGAGGCGGAGCAGGCGCTCCAGGACTTCCAGGGCCAGCTGGAGAAGGTGTTCGCGGAGGTCCGCGAGGCCACCTCGCAGCCGTCCTCCCCGCACGTCCCGGAGGCGCAGGCCGCGTTCCCGGTGGCCGTCGAGACGGCCGTCTCCGCCGAGGTCGTCAAGCGAATCGCCGAGTCCCAGGTCAACATCCCCGAGTCGATCACCGTGCACCCGCGTCTGCTGCCGCAGATGCAGCGCCGCGCCGCCTCGGTGGAGAACGCCACGATCGACTGGGGCATGGGCGAGACCCTGGCCATCGGTTCGCTGCTGATGGAGGGCACACCGGTCCGGCTCGCCGGCCAGGACAGCCGTCGCGGCACCTTCGGCCAGCGCCACGCGGTCCTGGTCGACCAGGTCACCGGCGAGGACTACACCCCGCTGCTCTACCTGGCGGACGACCAGGCCCGGTACAACGTCTACGACTCGCTGCTCAGCGAGTACGCGGCGATGGGCTTCGAGTACGGCTACTCGCTGGCCCGTCCGGAGTCGCTGGTCATCTGGGAGGCCCAGTTCGGTGACTTCGTCAACGGCGCGCAGACCGTCGTGGACGAGTTCATCTCCTCGGCCGAGCAGAAGTGGGGCCAGACCTCCGGCGTCACGCTGCTCCTGCCGCACGGCTACGAGGGCCAGGGCCCGGACCACAGCTCCGCCCGCCCCGAGCGCTTCCTCCAGATGTGCGCGCAGGACAACATGACGGTCGCGATGCCGACCCTGCCGTCGAACTACTTCCACCTGCTGCGCTGGCAGGTGCACAACCCGCACCACAAGCCGCTCATCGTCTTCACCCCGAAGTCGATGCTGCGTCTGAAGGCGGCGGCCTCGTCGATCGAGGAATTCACCTCCGGCGGCTTCCGCCCGGTGATCGGCGACGACACCGTCAAGGCGGAGGACGTCCGCAAGGTCGTCTTCGTCTCGGGCAAGCTCTTCTACGACCTCGACGCCGAGCGGGAGAAGCGCGGCGACACGGAGACCGCGCTCATCCGGCTGGAGCGGCTGTACCCGCTGCCGGGTGCGGAGATCCAGGCCGAGATCGCGAAGTACCCGAACGCCGAGAAGTACCTGTGGGCGCAGGAGGAGCCGGCGAACCAGGGTGCGTGGCCGTTCATCGCGCTCAACCTGATCGACCACCTGGACCTCGCGGTCGGCTCGGACGTGCCGCACGGCGAGCGCCTGCGCCGCATCTCGCGGCCGCACGGCTCGTCCCCGGCGGTCGGCTCGGCCAAGCGCCACCAGGCGGAGCAGACACAGCTGGTCAACGAGGTCTTCGAGGCCTGAGGACCTGAACGCCGAAACGCCGGGGACCCGGTTCCGCGCCTGGCGCGGGGCCGGGTCCCCGGCGTTTCTCCGCTGGATATCCTTCTCCCATGTACTTCACGGACCGTGGCATCGAGGAACTGGAGAAGCGGCGCGGCGAGGAGGAGGTCACCTTCGAGTGGCTCGCCGAGCAGCTGAGGACGTTCGTCGACCTCAACCCCGACTTCGAGGTGCCCGTCGAGCG is a genomic window of Streptomyces sp. YPW6 containing:
- a CDS encoding DUF6104 family protein, with translation MYFTDRGIEELEKRRGEEEVTFEWLAEQLRTFVDLNPDFEVPVERLATWLARLDDEDDEDA